A stretch of Haloprofundus halophilus DNA encodes these proteins:
- a CDS encoding glycosyl transferase family 2 translates to MEYVQERIATLHDLTDPAPDAPTDRAAVVLPMTEREYAGLAAERVLSELEHVDPARVVVPLRASAERVGPFADWLSEYDLRLSVLWCDGPRLTSRLADEGLNGRRGKGRDVWLALGQALSEEFVVVHDADTKTYSRSYVARLLFPLSHGFEFSKAYYARVENDRLYGRLFRLFYAPLVAALAEETDAPILDYLSAFRYALAGEFAATNDVARRLRVQRTWGLEVGTLGDAFSLAGFDGSAQVDLGAYEHDHRAVGGPTGLSEMSRSVGAALLRAVEDHGVDPAYETLPERYAESARRFVRQYAVDAAFNGLDYGRGEEYEQIERYTDAVAAPVDDDRLPAWADAPISASTVAELAEADLQEATDGAVVERGADR, encoded by the coding sequence ATGGAGTACGTCCAGGAGCGAATCGCGACGCTCCACGACCTGACCGACCCCGCGCCAGACGCACCGACGGACCGCGCCGCCGTCGTGCTGCCGATGACAGAACGGGAGTACGCCGGTCTCGCCGCCGAGCGAGTGCTCTCGGAACTGGAACACGTCGACCCCGCCCGCGTCGTCGTTCCGCTCCGCGCGTCGGCCGAGCGAGTCGGCCCGTTCGCCGACTGGCTCTCGGAGTACGACCTGCGGCTGTCGGTGCTCTGGTGCGACGGTCCACGGCTCACCTCGCGTCTGGCCGACGAGGGGCTGAACGGCCGACGCGGGAAGGGACGCGACGTGTGGTTGGCGCTGGGGCAGGCGCTCTCCGAGGAGTTCGTCGTCGTCCACGACGCCGACACGAAGACGTACTCGCGGTCGTACGTCGCCCGACTGCTGTTCCCGCTGTCGCACGGCTTCGAGTTCTCGAAGGCCTACTACGCCCGCGTCGAGAACGACCGCCTCTACGGACGGCTGTTTCGCCTGTTCTACGCGCCGCTGGTCGCCGCGCTGGCCGAGGAGACGGACGCGCCGATTCTCGACTACCTCTCGGCGTTTCGCTACGCGCTCGCCGGCGAGTTCGCGGCGACGAACGACGTCGCGCGCCGCCTCCGCGTCCAGCGAACGTGGGGACTCGAAGTCGGAACGCTCGGCGACGCGTTCTCGCTCGCCGGCTTCGACGGCAGCGCACAGGTCGACCTGGGCGCGTACGAACACGACCACCGGGCGGTCGGCGGCCCCACCGGTCTCTCGGAGATGAGTCGGTCGGTCGGCGCGGCGCTGTTGCGAGCGGTCGAGGACCACGGCGTCGACCCGGCGTACGAGACGCTCCCGGAGCGATACGCCGAGAGCGCCCGCCGATTCGTCCGTCAGTACGCCGTCGACGCCGCGTTCAACGGCCTCGACTACGGCCGCGGCGAGGAGTACGAGCAGATCGAGCGATACACCGACGCCGTCGCCGCGCCCGTCGACGACGACCGACTGCCCGCGTGGGCCGACGCCCCGATTTCGGCGTCGACCGTCGCGGAGCTCGCGGAAGCCGACCTGCAGGAGGCGACCGACGGAGCGGTCGTCGAGCGAGGGGCGGACCGATGA
- a CDS encoding DUF7109 family protein has protein sequence MADADDRTVGTDDQTVGTNDQTVGTDDQTVGTNDQTVGTDDQTVGTNDQTVGTDDQTVGTNDQTVGTNDQTVEAGDPERRGAADGTFVAVGPAAFPSLPQNAEDLPHILDVPRREVDRRALGEQVRERLAAEADAAIDDGDEARLNRLYDVTYDLDAWAPVETAAVRDRLDAVLQD, from the coding sequence ATTGCCGACGCGGACGACCGGACGGTCGGGACGGACGACCAGACGGTCGGGACGAACGACCAGACGGTCGGGACGGACGACCAGACGGTCGGGACGAACGACCAGACGGTCGGGACGGACGACCAGACGGTCGGGACGAACGACCAGACGGTCGGGACGGACGACCAGACGGTCGGGACGAACGACCAGACGGTCGGGACGAACGACCAGACGGTCGAGGCGGGCGACCCCGAACGGCGCGGCGCCGCCGACGGGACGTTCGTCGCGGTCGGTCCCGCGGCGTTTCCGTCGCTGCCGCAGAACGCCGAAGACCTCCCGCACATCCTCGACGTGCCGCGGCGCGAGGTCGACCGCCGGGCGCTCGGCGAACAGGTCCGCGAGCGCCTCGCGGCCGAAGCCGACGCCGCTATCGACGACGGCGACGAAGCGCGTCTGAACCGGCTGTACGACGTGACGTACGACCTCGACGCGTGGGCACCCGTCGAGACGGCCGCCGTCCGCGACCGACTCGATGCGGTTCTTCAAGACTAA
- a CDS encoding NUDIX hydrolase: MDLTGVARHDPTAIEGATRQAAVVAPVLLRDGDPYVLFTKRADHLGEHPGQMSFPGGGREPSDVDLTATALREAREEIGLRSEEVELVGRLDDIETSTDYSVRPFVGRVPDREYTPDEREVAEIAVLSVAALTDPANYESERREHPTYGPVRIHFFHVDGYTVWGATGQMVVQLLELTTDWRAPAEPDRVVDPDAEYPV; the protein is encoded by the coding sequence ATGGACCTCACTGGAGTAGCGCGCCACGACCCGACCGCCATCGAGGGAGCGACGCGGCAGGCGGCGGTCGTCGCGCCCGTGCTACTCCGGGACGGCGACCCGTACGTCCTGTTCACGAAGCGCGCAGACCACCTCGGCGAACACCCCGGACAGATGAGCTTTCCCGGGGGCGGCCGCGAACCGAGCGACGTCGACCTGACGGCGACGGCGCTCCGCGAGGCGAGAGAGGAGATCGGCCTCCGCTCCGAGGAGGTCGAACTCGTCGGCCGACTGGACGACATCGAGACCAGCACCGACTACTCGGTGCGCCCGTTCGTCGGTCGCGTCCCCGACCGGGAGTACACGCCTGACGAGCGCGAGGTCGCCGAGATCGCCGTCCTCTCGGTCGCGGCGCTCACGGACCCCGCCAACTACGAGTCGGAACGCCGCGAGCATCCGACGTACGGCCCCGTCCGAATCCACTTCTTTCACGTCGACGGGTACACCGTCTGGGGGGCGACGGGGCAGATGGTCGTCCAGTTGCTGGAGCTGACGACGGACTGGCGAGCGCCCGCCGAGCCCGACCGAGTCGTCGACCCCGACGCCGAGTATCCCGTCTGA
- a CDS encoding formate/nitrite transporter family protein: protein MNDSDADRSEQLDSVREAVDRSRSGAPAAGAVVRDRFSSDEVFQRIVAVADEEVTSKGRELFFSALAAGLAISITVLLTASLSATTNEDPILSALLYPLGFIYIILGGYQLYTENTLPPVALTIERLASVPALLRHWLIVLAGNFAGGIIGAAVLAWGGVFSPEAATAALHLAEHGLETAWWDLFFKAAFAGLIVAGVVWIVYAARDTISRLVIVYLAFLSIPLGDLFHVVTSFTEMTYAVFIGEIAFSTGLVQFVLPVLLGNTIGGIVLVTLVNYFQTSEHRLESARFEGTTRQLSMREWAFGGLVGRSYVPLINTTELPAFAEEDSYRLMVPIANPRTESRLVELACRLASQNDAATVHIVHIVQTPRRTTRGYGSGQRERIAARSEEQLSDVRETVASYDVDCETSTVVSHRSFEEIFSIADRTHADLVLMGWGANELWSAARAERPLDELANKLPCDFLILSDRGLDTSRILLPTAGGPDSDLSAEVAGALRATDGSEISLLHVVDDVSEREGGERFLSEWATAHGLDDAELVVDDSGDVEGAIAREAEDHTLVVIGATERGLLSRLVSESLNLDVLNDVDCSVLLAERPGDRSLLKRLFGR, encoded by the coding sequence ATGAACGACTCCGACGCCGACAGGTCCGAACAGTTGGACTCGGTGCGGGAGGCGGTCGACCGGTCTCGAAGCGGCGCGCCCGCCGCTGGCGCGGTCGTCAGGGACCGCTTCTCGTCCGACGAGGTGTTCCAGCGCATCGTCGCCGTCGCCGACGAGGAGGTCACCTCGAAGGGCCGCGAACTGTTCTTCAGCGCGCTCGCCGCCGGACTGGCCATCTCTATCACCGTTCTGCTGACCGCGTCGCTGTCGGCGACGACGAACGAGGACCCGATACTGAGCGCGCTGCTCTATCCGCTCGGATTCATCTACATCATTCTCGGCGGCTACCAACTCTACACGGAGAACACGCTCCCGCCGGTCGCGCTGACGATAGAGCGCCTCGCCAGCGTCCCGGCGTTGCTGCGCCACTGGCTCATCGTCCTCGCCGGAAACTTCGCCGGCGGGATAATCGGTGCCGCGGTGCTGGCGTGGGGCGGCGTCTTCTCCCCCGAGGCGGCGACCGCCGCGTTACACCTCGCCGAGCACGGTCTCGAGACGGCGTGGTGGGACCTGTTCTTCAAGGCCGCATTTGCCGGACTCATCGTCGCCGGGGTCGTCTGGATAGTGTACGCCGCCCGCGACACCATCTCCCGGCTGGTCATCGTCTACCTCGCCTTCCTCTCGATTCCCCTCGGTGACCTGTTCCACGTCGTCACCTCGTTCACCGAGATGACGTACGCGGTCTTCATCGGCGAGATCGCGTTCTCGACCGGCCTCGTGCAGTTCGTCCTCCCGGTACTTCTCGGCAACACTATCGGCGGCATCGTCCTGGTGACCCTCGTCAACTACTTCCAGACGAGCGAACATCGGCTCGAATCCGCTCGGTTCGAGGGGACGACCCGTCAGCTCTCGATGCGGGAGTGGGCGTTCGGCGGGCTCGTCGGTCGCTCCTACGTGCCGCTCATCAACACGACCGAGCTGCCCGCGTTCGCCGAAGAGGACTCCTACCGACTGATGGTGCCCATCGCCAACCCGCGCACCGAGTCGCGGCTCGTCGAACTCGCCTGCAGGCTCGCCAGTCAGAACGACGCCGCGACCGTCCACATCGTCCACATCGTGCAGACGCCCAGACGCACCACCCGCGGCTACGGAAGCGGGCAGCGCGAGCGCATCGCCGCCAGGTCCGAAGAACAGCTCTCGGACGTCAGAGAGACGGTCGCCAGCTACGACGTCGACTGCGAGACGTCGACCGTCGTCTCACACCGGTCCTTCGAGGAGATATTCTCCATCGCCGACCGCACGCACGCCGACCTCGTCCTGATGGGGTGGGGCGCGAACGAACTCTGGAGCGCCGCCCGGGCCGAACGACCGCTCGACGAACTGGCCAACAAGCTCCCCTGCGACTTCCTCATCCTCTCGGACCGCGGCCTCGACACCTCGAGGATTCTCCTTCCGACCGCGGGCGGCCCGGACTCCGACCTGAGTGCCGAAGTGGCGGGGGCGCTCCGCGCCACCGACGGCTCCGAGATCTCCCTGCTACACGTCGTCGACGACGTCTCCGAGCGCGAGGGTGGCGAGCGGTTCCTCTCCGAGTGGGCGACCGCCCACGGCCTCGACGACGCCGAACTCGTCGTCGACGACTCCGGCGACGTCGAAGGCGCAATCGCCCGGGAGGCCGAAGACCACACGCTCGTCGTCATCGGCGCGACCGAGCGCGGCCTGCTCTCGCGACTGGTCAGCGAGTCGCTCAACCTCGACGTCCTCAACGACGTCGACTGCTCGGTGCTCTTGGCCGAACGGCCGGGCGACCGCAGCCTCCTCAAACGGCTGTTCGGTCGGTAG
- a CDS encoding DUF7388 family protein, giving the protein MKALTGESVLSHTGIDAVALKPAECDVRRAADLSAATIAIDYEGVDHLPEADVLDALSRTADVRLTTPIRADGFDPLGDDSRLADVPDSVGRVLVAGHAAYLSEDERRRAVAPRLKAAREAAPDAWVGTEGIERVALAAGGTQYELLSRTTDREVRALRAAGYDGEIALYAPTVLADDEDEILDAVGGYVARRRPVARALPDGCATDSRAEGRARDVLSKASRDYALVGAPETVRERVAALESLGVDTVVGYPARGIDEFL; this is encoded by the coding sequence ATGAAAGCACTCACCGGCGAGTCTGTACTCTCGCACACTGGTATCGACGCCGTCGCGCTCAAACCCGCCGAGTGCGACGTGCGCCGCGCCGCCGACCTCTCGGCGGCGACGATCGCAATCGACTACGAAGGGGTCGACCACCTCCCCGAGGCCGACGTTCTCGACGCGCTCTCGCGGACGGCGGACGTCCGCCTCACGACGCCGATTCGCGCCGACGGTTTCGACCCGCTCGGCGACGACTCGCGCCTCGCCGACGTCCCCGACAGCGTCGGGCGCGTCCTCGTCGCCGGCCACGCCGCCTACCTCTCCGAGGACGAGCGGCGCAGAGCCGTCGCCCCCCGGCTGAAGGCGGCCCGCGAGGCGGCCCCCGACGCGTGGGTCGGCACCGAGGGAATCGAACGCGTCGCGCTCGCCGCCGGGGGAACGCAGTACGAACTGCTGTCCCGGACGACAGACCGGGAGGTCCGGGCGCTTCGCGCCGCGGGCTACGACGGCGAGATCGCGCTGTACGCGCCGACCGTCCTAGCCGACGACGAGGACGAGATTCTCGACGCCGTCGGCGGCTACGTCGCCCGGAGACGGCCCGTCGCCCGGGCGCTGCCCGACGGGTGTGCGACGGACTCGCGCGCGGAGGGACGCGCCCGAGACGTGCTGTCGAAGGCGAGCCGGGACTACGCGCTCGTCGGTGCGCCCGAGACGGTCCGCGAGCGGGTCGCCGCGCTCGAATCGCTGGGCGTCGACACCGTCGTCGGCTACCCCGCCCGCGGTATCGACGAGTTCCTCTAA
- a CDS encoding NAD(P)/FAD-dependent oxidoreductase, whose product MRVAVVGGGAVGLTAAYDLATRGTDVTVFERGEYDRSSSPAAGSSARAAGVLYDAYAEDIDAEIGGRALERFREFSGEDGFEFRECPYVIAVGEGDETAAGAMAASVDRMRAHGRAVSVVDPEELGDRFPIRTDDLLAAAVAENAGWTDPASYVSAMATKARREGVSFETGAGVALGVNPPSVVVDDRVTKRFDVVLVAAGAHTKRVLADAGVSVPLKPYRVQALTGRRRYDGPMVYDATAGVYLRPHPTGILAGDGTVPVEADPDEWNRDADDWFVDDIRTALDERTGYDLDVERAWAGLCTATPDGDPLLGELSEGVFVAAGWQGHGFMRAPATGEAVARQILGETEAIAPFDPARFSGDEEFEIREGMALD is encoded by the coding sequence ATGCGCGTCGCCGTCGTCGGCGGCGGTGCGGTCGGGCTCACCGCCGCGTACGACCTCGCGACCCGCGGGACCGACGTGACGGTTTTCGAGCGCGGCGAGTACGACCGCTCCTCGTCCCCCGCAGCCGGTAGCTCCGCACGTGCGGCGGGCGTGCTGTACGACGCCTACGCCGAAGATATCGACGCCGAAATCGGCGGCCGGGCGCTGGAGCGCTTCCGCGAGTTCTCCGGCGAAGACGGCTTCGAGTTCCGGGAGTGTCCGTACGTGATCGCCGTCGGCGAGGGCGACGAGACGGCGGCCGGAGCGATGGCGGCGAGCGTCGACCGGATGCGCGCCCACGGGCGAGCGGTGTCGGTCGTCGACCCCGAGGAACTCGGCGACCGCTTCCCGATTCGGACCGACGACCTGCTCGCGGCCGCCGTCGCCGAGAACGCCGGCTGGACCGACCCCGCGAGCTACGTCTCTGCGATGGCGACGAAAGCCCGACGCGAAGGCGTCTCCTTCGAGACCGGCGCGGGGGTGGCACTCGGCGTCAACCCCCCGAGCGTCGTCGTCGACGACAGGGTGACGAAGCGGTTCGACGTCGTCCTCGTCGCCGCCGGGGCGCACACGAAACGAGTACTCGCGGACGCTGGCGTCTCTGTCCCGCTGAAACCGTACCGAGTACAAGCGCTGACCGGCCGCCGACGGTACGACGGGCCGATGGTGTACGACGCGACGGCGGGCGTCTACCTCCGACCGCACCCGACCGGGATACTCGCCGGCGACGGCACAGTCCCGGTCGAGGCCGACCCCGACGAGTGGAACCGCGACGCGGACGACTGGTTCGTCGACGACATCCGGACCGCGCTCGACGAGCGGACCGGCTACGACCTCGACGTCGAGCGGGCGTGGGCGGGCCTCTGCACGGCGACGCCCGACGGCGACCCCCTGCTCGGGGAACTAAGTGAGGGTGTGTTCGTCGCCGCCGGATGGCAGGGTCACGGCTTCATGCGCGCGCCGGCGACCGGTGAGGCGGTCGCGCGGCAGATTCTCGGAGAAACGGAGGCTATCGCGCCGTTCGACCCGGCGCGGTTTTCCGGCGACGAGGAGTTCGAGATTCGAGAAGGGATGGCGCTGGACTGA
- a CDS encoding DUF7559 family protein, with protein sequence MPATLEVACTSSDCEMDMFELHYTYDMPDDVGVGDFVCPYCQQTDCLEAIEL encoded by the coding sequence ATGCCCGCGACGCTCGAAGTAGCCTGCACCAGTTCCGACTGTGAGATGGATATGTTCGAACTGCACTACACGTACGACATGCCCGACGACGTCGGCGTCGGGGATTTCGTCTGTCCGTACTGCCAGCAGACCGACTGCCTCGAAGCTATCGAACTATGA